The Thiohalorhabdus denitrificans genome includes a window with the following:
- a CDS encoding ABC transporter ATP-binding protein, whose product MSLTAEALTLEQGGTAVVHGVSLGLQPGEVAGILGPNGAGKSTLLRALAGLHTPAQGEARLNGERLHRFRGRDRARELGYLPQAATVHWPLPVERVVALGRLPHLGPWQRLGSEDAYAVDRALAATGVEELRDRPVTQLSGGERARVLLARVLAGEPSILLADEPVAGLDPYHQVHFMELVRDYAHQGRTVALVLHDLNLAARFCDRLFLMDEGELVAQGTPKEVLDPRHLDEVFGIRAVYGEVEGEPYVVPWGRA is encoded by the coding sequence ATGAGCCTCACGGCGGAAGCCCTGACTCTGGAGCAGGGCGGAACGGCTGTGGTGCACGGGGTCAGCCTTGGGCTGCAGCCCGGCGAAGTGGCGGGCATCCTCGGCCCCAACGGCGCGGGCAAGAGCACCCTGCTGCGCGCCCTGGCCGGGCTGCATACGCCGGCGCAGGGCGAGGCGCGTCTGAACGGCGAGCGGCTGCACCGCTTCCGCGGCCGCGACCGGGCGCGCGAGCTTGGCTACCTGCCCCAGGCGGCCACGGTCCACTGGCCGCTGCCCGTGGAGCGGGTGGTGGCCCTGGGCCGGCTGCCCCACCTCGGCCCCTGGCAGCGCCTGGGGAGCGAGGACGCCTACGCCGTGGACCGGGCGCTGGCGGCCACCGGGGTGGAGGAGCTGCGCGACCGGCCCGTGACCCAGCTCTCCGGCGGCGAGCGCGCCCGCGTGCTCCTGGCCCGGGTGCTGGCCGGCGAGCCCTCCATCCTACTGGCCGACGAGCCCGTGGCCGGCCTCGACCCCTACCACCAGGTCCACTTCATGGAGCTGGTTCGGGACTACGCCCACCAGGGGCGTACGGTGGCCCTGGTGCTGCACGACCTGAACCTCGCCGCCCGCTTCTGCGACCGCCTGTTCCTCATGGACGAGGGGGAGCTGGTGGCCCAGGGAACGCCCAAGGAGGTGCTGGACCCCCGCCATCTCGACGAGGTATTCGGCATCCGGGCGGTGTACGGCGAGGTCGAGGGCGAGCCCTACGTGGTGCCGTGGGGGCGGGCGTGA
- a CDS encoding ABC transporter substrate-binding protein: MLGTPADETGAAERPTVASINACTDQLVLELADPGQLVTVSEYARSPAFSYMAEAAAEYPLNSGHAEEVMAHDPDLVVGGPYTKRETRNRLDALGYRMVTLDSPDTFPGIRETIRRMAGLLGHPERGERLIAEMDRTLEAVAERLPPREERLRALALRANGVTVGEGALLDTIMEAAGLRNVGREVGAGSYKEFPLEKLVTTRPDLLILAGFAKAEPSLAQGVMHHPVFASLETKRPRMWLPGRLWSCGGWFNAEAVARLAEHAYGISVPQSGNTDRP; the protein is encoded by the coding sequence TTGCTGGGGACGCCGGCCGACGAAACGGGAGCCGCCGAGCGGCCCACCGTGGCCTCCATCAACGCCTGCACCGACCAGCTGGTGCTGGAACTGGCCGATCCGGGGCAGCTCGTCACCGTCTCGGAGTACGCCCGCAGTCCGGCCTTCTCCTACATGGCCGAGGCCGCCGCGGAATATCCGCTGAACAGCGGCCACGCCGAGGAGGTGATGGCCCATGACCCGGACCTGGTGGTCGGCGGTCCCTACACCAAGCGGGAGACCCGCAACCGCCTGGATGCACTGGGCTACCGGATGGTCACCCTGGACAGCCCCGACACCTTTCCCGGCATCCGCGAGACCATCCGGCGCATGGCCGGGCTGCTGGGCCATCCCGAGCGCGGGGAGCGGCTGATCGCCGAGATGGACCGCACCCTGGAGGCCGTCGCCGAGCGCCTGCCGCCGCGGGAGGAGCGGCTGCGGGCCCTGGCGCTGCGGGCCAACGGCGTGACCGTGGGGGAGGGCGCCCTGCTGGATACCATCATGGAGGCCGCCGGGCTGCGCAATGTGGGCCGCGAAGTGGGCGCCGGATCCTACAAGGAGTTTCCCCTGGAGAAGCTGGTAACCACCCGGCCGGATCTCCTTATTCTGGCCGGCTTCGCCAAGGCCGAGCCCTCCCTGGCCCAGGGGGTGATGCACCATCCGGTGTTTGCCTCCCTGGAGACCAAACGTCCCCGCATGTGGCTGCCGGGCCGGCTGTGGTCCTGCGGGGGCTGGTTCAATGCCGAGGCGGTGGCCCGCCTGGCCGAGCACGCCTACGGCATTAGCGTTCCGCAATCCGGCAATACCGATCGTCCGTAG
- the cobT gene encoding nicotinate-nucleotide--dimethylbenzimidazole phosphoribosyltransferase has product MTEPWYLRPVASIDEAAEQAARDRQGQLTKPPGSLGRLEEVAVRLAAWQGAPKPALDRVWISVFAGDHGVAAEGVSAFPQAVTTEMIRNFSRGGAAVSVLAREAGANLEVVDLGAVEDPGSLPGVRPARIAPGTGNLRREPAMTAEELAAALAAGAEAARRAEAEGAQLFIGGEMGIANTTAATAVACGLTGDSPEALAGPGTGLDARGVDHKAAVVRDALGLHAPDPANPAEALRRVGGFEIAGLAGAFVAAAQRGIPVLVDGFIATTAALAAVRLNPGVADWLAFGHRSAEPGHAAVLAELGAAPLLDLDMRLGEGSGAAAAVPLLRQAVTLHNRMATFEEAGIPS; this is encoded by the coding sequence ATGACCGAGCCCTGGTACCTCCGGCCCGTGGCATCCATCGACGAGGCGGCCGAACAGGCCGCCCGCGACCGCCAGGGCCAGCTCACCAAACCGCCCGGCTCCCTGGGACGGCTGGAGGAGGTGGCCGTGCGGCTGGCGGCCTGGCAGGGCGCGCCCAAGCCCGCCCTGGACCGGGTCTGGATCAGCGTGTTCGCCGGGGACCACGGCGTGGCGGCGGAGGGCGTCTCCGCCTTCCCGCAGGCGGTGACCACCGAGATGATCCGCAACTTCAGCCGCGGCGGGGCCGCCGTCAGCGTCCTGGCGCGGGAGGCCGGTGCCAACCTGGAGGTGGTGGATCTGGGGGCGGTGGAGGATCCCGGCTCCCTGCCCGGCGTCCGCCCGGCCCGCATCGCCCCGGGGACGGGCAACCTGCGCCGGGAGCCCGCCATGACCGCCGAGGAGCTGGCGGCGGCCCTGGCGGCCGGAGCCGAGGCCGCCAGACGGGCGGAGGCGGAAGGCGCGCAGCTGTTCATCGGCGGCGAGATGGGCATCGCCAACACCACCGCCGCCACCGCCGTGGCCTGCGGCCTCACCGGGGACAGCCCCGAAGCCCTGGCCGGGCCGGGGACCGGCCTGGACGCGCGCGGGGTGGACCACAAGGCCGCGGTGGTGCGCGACGCCCTCGGCCTGCACGCCCCGGACCCCGCCAACCCGGCGGAGGCGCTCAGGCGGGTGGGCGGCTTCGAGATCGCCGGTCTGGCGGGGGCCTTCGTGGCCGCCGCCCAGCGCGGCATCCCGGTATTGGTGGACGGCTTCATCGCCACCACCGCCGCCCTGGCGGCCGTGCGCCTCAACCCGGGCGTGGCGGACTGGCTCGCCTTCGGTCACCGCTCCGCCGAGCCGGGCCACGCCGCCGTGCTGGCGGAGCTGGGGGCCGCGCCCTTGCTGGACCTGGACATGCGGCTGGGCGAGGGCAGCGGCGCCGCCGCGGCGGTACCGCTTTTGCGACAGGCCGTTACCCTGCACAATCGAATGGCGACCTTCGAGGAAGCCGGGATCCCCTCCTGA
- the cobU gene encoding bifunctional adenosylcobinamide kinase/adenosylcobinamide-phosphate guanylyltransferase yields the protein MKELVLGGARSGKSRLAEQRAVESGAEVVYVATATAGDEEMAARIARHRADRPDHWGLVEEPVALARVLRQEARPGRCLLVDCLTLWLGNLLGEGEEVLERERTAFLEALASAPGEVLLVSNEVGQGVVPADPLSRRFVDEAGRLHQAAAERCEQVTLVVAGLPWTLKDEW from the coding sequence GTGAAGGAGCTGGTCCTGGGCGGCGCCCGCAGCGGCAAGAGTCGCCTGGCCGAGCAGCGCGCCGTGGAATCCGGGGCGGAAGTGGTCTACGTGGCCACCGCCACCGCCGGGGACGAGGAGATGGCGGCGCGCATCGCCCGCCACCGGGCGGACCGCCCCGACCACTGGGGACTGGTGGAAGAGCCGGTGGCCCTGGCCCGCGTGCTCCGCCAGGAGGCCAGGCCAGGCCGCTGCCTGCTGGTGGACTGCCTGACCCTGTGGCTGGGCAACCTGCTGGGGGAAGGCGAGGAGGTCCTGGAGCGGGAGCGGACCGCTTTTCTGGAGGCCCTGGCGTCGGCGCCCGGCGAGGTGCTGCTGGTGAGCAACGAGGTGGGGCAGGGGGTGGTGCCCGCCGATCCGTTGTCGCGCCGGTTCGTGGACGAGGCGGGGCGGCTGCACCAGGCGGCGGCGGAGCGCTGCGAGCAGGTGACCTTGGTGGTGGCGGGGCTGCCCTGGACGCTGAAGGACGAGTGGTAG
- a CDS encoding histidine phosphatase family protein produces MDQTATTIDLIRHGEPEGGRMFRGRTDHPLSEKGWGQMRLASAGEAGWEVVVSSPMLRCSEFAEELSRARGLDLKYEHRLREMDFGEWDGRTAEDILANGPGDLSAFWADPPNAQAPGGEALQDFAERVAAGWEDLVRQHAGRHVLVVGHGGAMRVLIAHVMGMPLSNLFRMEVPYACRTRIRADIDGREVNARLVSHGVIT; encoded by the coding sequence ATGGACCAGACGGCTACGACGATCGACCTGATCCGCCACGGGGAGCCCGAGGGCGGCCGCATGTTCCGCGGCCGCACCGATCATCCCCTGAGCGAGAAGGGCTGGGGCCAGATGCGCCTGGCCTCCGCGGGCGAGGCGGGCTGGGAGGTGGTGGTGTCCTCCCCCATGCTGCGCTGCAGCGAGTTCGCCGAGGAGCTGTCCCGCGCCCGGGGCCTGGACCTGAAGTACGAGCACCGCCTGCGGGAGATGGACTTCGGCGAGTGGGACGGGCGCACCGCCGAGGACATCCTGGCCAACGGGCCGGGCGACCTGAGCGCCTTCTGGGCCGACCCGCCCAACGCCCAGGCCCCGGGTGGCGAGGCCCTGCAGGACTTCGCCGAGCGGGTGGCGGCCGGCTGGGAGGACCTGGTGCGTCAGCACGCCGGCCGCCACGTACTGGTGGTGGGCCACGGCGGCGCCATGCGGGTCCTCATCGCCCATGTCATGGGCATGCCGCTGAGCAACCTGTTCCGCATGGAGGTGCCCTACGCTTGCCGCACCCGCATCCGGGCCGACATCGACGGCCGGGAGGTGAACGCACGCCTGGTTTCCCACGGAGTGATCACCTGA
- a CDS encoding cobyric acid synthase: MPATTLMIQGTTSDAGKSALVTGLCRALRRRGLRVAPLKPQNMALNSAVTADGGEIGRAQAAQAQAAGLEPTTDMNPVLLKPNTDTGAQVIVNGRAVGTMEALAYHEYKRTAREAVLAAHARLARAYDVVVVEGAGSPAEVNLREHDIANMGFAEAVDCPVLLVADIDRGGVFAQLVGTAELLADSERARLAGFVINRFRGDQTLLQPGLDWLEDYTGIPVAGVLPHLEGLYLEAEDRLDGAPAPTEGADALRVHVPAFPRISNHTDLDPLRHHPRVDLRLVGPGDSLEGADLILLPGSKSVRADLDWLRAQGWEAQIQRHLRYGGRVLGVCGGFQMLGTALHDPEGLEGPAGSSPGLGLLAMESTLAPEKRLTRVRGRLAPEGAPVAGYEIHMGVSEGPDLSRPLADLPEGDDGARSADDRVRGTYLHGLFDEGEACAALLGWAGLGDAEARDHHARTEEGIERLADAVDDHLWTEPLRRCLGL, encoded by the coding sequence ATGCCAGCCACCACCCTCATGATTCAGGGCACCACCTCCGACGCCGGCAAGAGCGCCCTGGTGACCGGCCTGTGCCGGGCGCTGCGCCGCCGCGGGCTGCGGGTGGCGCCCTTAAAGCCGCAGAACATGGCCCTGAACAGCGCGGTCACCGCGGACGGCGGCGAGATCGGCCGGGCCCAGGCCGCGCAGGCCCAGGCCGCGGGGCTGGAGCCTACCACGGACATGAACCCCGTGCTGCTCAAGCCCAACACCGACACCGGCGCCCAGGTGATCGTCAACGGCCGCGCCGTGGGCACCATGGAGGCCCTCGCCTACCACGAATACAAGCGCACCGCTCGCGAGGCAGTGCTGGCGGCCCACGCCCGGCTGGCCCGGGCGTACGACGTGGTGGTGGTGGAGGGCGCCGGCAGCCCCGCGGAGGTGAACCTGCGCGAGCACGACATCGCCAACATGGGCTTCGCCGAGGCGGTGGACTGCCCCGTGCTCCTGGTGGCCGACATCGACCGCGGCGGCGTCTTCGCCCAGCTGGTGGGCACGGCCGAGCTCCTCGCCGACAGCGAGCGCGCCCGCCTCGCCGGCTTCGTCATCAACCGCTTCCGCGGCGACCAGACGCTGCTCCAGCCGGGCCTGGACTGGCTGGAGGATTACACCGGCATCCCGGTGGCGGGAGTGCTGCCCCACCTGGAGGGACTGTACCTGGAGGCGGAGGACCGCCTGGACGGCGCGCCGGCCCCCACGGAAGGCGCCGACGCCCTGCGCGTCCACGTCCCCGCCTTCCCGCGCATCAGCAACCACACCGACCTCGATCCCCTGCGGCACCACCCCCGGGTGGATCTGCGGTTGGTCGGCCCCGGGGATTCCCTGGAGGGCGCCGACCTGATCCTGCTGCCGGGCTCCAAGTCCGTGCGCGCCGACCTGGACTGGCTACGCGCCCAGGGCTGGGAGGCGCAGATCCAGCGCCACCTGCGCTACGGCGGGCGGGTCCTCGGCGTCTGCGGCGGCTTCCAGATGCTCGGCACCGCCCTCCACGACCCGGAGGGGCTGGAAGGCCCGGCCGGCTCCTCCCCGGGGCTGGGGCTGCTGGCGATGGAGAGCACGCTGGCCCCGGAGAAGCGGCTGACCCGGGTGCGGGGGCGGCTGGCACCCGAAGGGGCGCCGGTGGCCGGCTACGAGATCCACATGGGGGTGTCGGAGGGGCCCGACCTGTCCCGCCCCCTGGCGGACCTGCCGGAGGGGGATGACGGCGCCCGATCGGCGGACGACCGGGTACGCGGCACCTACCTGCACGGCCTGTTCGACGAGGGCGAGGCCTGCGCCGCCCTGCTGGGCTGGGCGGGCCTGGGAGACGCCGAGGCCAGGGACCACCACGCCCGCACGGAGGAGGGCATCGAGCGCCTGGCGGATGCGGTGGATGACCATCTCTGGACCGAGCCGCTTCGGCGGTGCCTGGGCCTGTAG
- a CDS encoding FecCD family ABC transporter permease gives MPHEVSRPWLLPLLGAVVLALMGFSLVLGYVAIPPGQVWAALVAPDETPVSQIVQELRLPRTLLGVAVGASLGIAGAGLQGLLRNPLAEPGVLGISNTAALGAVVTLYTGVAAAVPLALPAAAMAGALVSMLVLYGLAGREANVQTLILAGVAISSLAGALISVALNLAPSPHATTEILFWLLGSLADRGMDHVAWGLPFMGVGVALLLSAGRALDALSMGEETARSLGFNLSALRFRVIAGATLAVGAGVAVSGSIGFVGLVVPHLLRPLVGYQPARLLAASALGGAILLLLADMGLRLASDEVDLKLGVVTALVGAPFFLHLVLKTRRMTV, from the coding sequence ATGCCCCATGAGGTGAGCCGGCCCTGGCTGCTGCCCCTGCTGGGGGCGGTGGTTCTGGCCTTGATGGGGTTCAGCCTGGTCCTGGGCTATGTGGCCATTCCCCCGGGCCAGGTATGGGCGGCCCTGGTGGCCCCCGATGAAACCCCTGTCTCGCAGATCGTCCAGGAGCTGCGCCTGCCGCGCACCCTGCTCGGGGTGGCGGTGGGGGCGAGCCTCGGCATCGCCGGCGCCGGGCTGCAGGGCCTGCTGCGCAACCCCCTGGCGGAGCCCGGGGTGCTGGGCATCTCCAACACCGCCGCCCTGGGGGCCGTGGTTACCCTCTACACCGGCGTGGCCGCCGCCGTTCCCCTGGCCCTCCCGGCGGCCGCCATGGCGGGCGCCCTGGTGTCCATGCTGGTTCTCTATGGCCTCGCCGGACGGGAGGCCAATGTCCAGACCCTGATCCTCGCCGGGGTGGCCATATCCAGCCTGGCCGGGGCGCTCATCTCCGTGGCCCTCAACCTCGCGCCAAGCCCGCACGCCACCACCGAGATCCTGTTCTGGCTGCTCGGCTCCCTGGCCGACCGGGGCATGGACCACGTGGCCTGGGGCCTGCCGTTCATGGGGGTGGGGGTGGCGTTGCTGCTGTCCGCCGGGCGGGCCCTCGACGCCCTGAGCATGGGCGAGGAGACGGCGCGCAGCCTGGGCTTCAACCTGAGCGCCCTGCGCTTCCGGGTCATCGCCGGGGCCACCCTGGCGGTGGGCGCCGGGGTGGCGGTTTCCGGGAGCATCGGCTTCGTCGGCCTGGTGGTGCCGCACCTGCTGCGGCCGCTGGTGGGCTACCAGCCCGCCCGGCTCCTGGCGGCCAGCGCTTTGGGCGGGGCCATCCTGCTGCTTCTGGCCGACATGGGCCTGCGCCTGGCCAGCGACGAGGTGGACCTCAAGCTGGGGGTGGTCACCGCCCTGGTAGGGGCGCCCTTCTTCCTCCACCTGGTGCTCAAGACCCGGAGGATGACCGTATGA
- the cbiB gene encoding adenosylcobinamide-phosphate synthase CbiB: MTVLFVAIAALLLDALLGDPRRGHPLAAFGALADAVEQRLNRGKGGGLRGAAAVVLLVAPFALAAWWLGRVPVVGEAVAALVLYLAVGLRSLGEHARAVAGPLAAGDLAGAREAVGRLVSRDPTALDGNGVAGATVESVLENGSDAVFASLFWLVVLGPAGVVLHRLANTLDAMWGYRTARYRDFGWAAARFDDLLNAPPARLTALTYALLGRTGAALRSWRAQARAWKSANAGAVMAAGAGALGVRLGGAARYHGAEERRPELGEGGAPDAGSIRAAVCLVQRGVLLWVALIGAGGILLD, from the coding sequence GTGACCGTACTGTTCGTAGCCATCGCCGCCCTCCTCCTGGACGCCCTCCTCGGCGACCCCCGCCGCGGCCATCCGCTGGCCGCCTTCGGGGCCCTGGCCGACGCCGTCGAGCAGCGGCTCAACCGGGGGAAGGGGGGTGGGCTGCGGGGCGCGGCGGCGGTGGTCCTGCTGGTGGCGCCCTTCGCCCTGGCCGCCTGGTGGCTGGGGCGGGTGCCCGTGGTGGGGGAAGCGGTGGCGGCGCTGGTGCTGTACCTCGCCGTGGGGCTGCGCAGCCTGGGGGAGCACGCGCGGGCGGTGGCCGGCCCGCTGGCGGCCGGGGACCTGGCGGGCGCCCGCGAGGCGGTGGGCCGGCTGGTGAGCCGCGATCCTACCGCCCTGGATGGGAACGGGGTGGCCGGCGCCACGGTGGAGTCGGTGCTGGAGAACGGCAGCGACGCGGTGTTCGCCAGCCTGTTCTGGCTCGTGGTGCTGGGGCCGGCGGGGGTGGTGCTGCACCGCCTCGCCAACACCCTCGACGCCATGTGGGGCTACCGCACGGCGCGCTATCGCGATTTCGGCTGGGCGGCGGCCCGTTTCGACGACTTGCTGAACGCCCCGCCCGCCCGGCTCACCGCCCTGACCTACGCCCTGCTCGGCCGGACCGGCGCCGCGCTGCGCAGCTGGCGCGCCCAGGCCCGGGCCTGGAAGAGCGCCAACGCCGGGGCGGTGATGGCCGCGGGGGCCGGGGCCCTGGGCGTGCGCCTGGGCGGCGCGGCCCGCTACCACGGCGCCGAGGAGCGGCGGCCCGAGCTGGGGGAGGGCGGGGCGCCCGACGCCGGCAGCATCCGGGCGGCGGTGTGCCTGGTGCAGCGGGGGGTCTTGCTGTGGGTGGCCCTGATCGGCGCGGGAGGGATCCTGCTTGATTGA
- the cobD gene encoding threonine-phosphate decarboxylase CobD yields the protein MIEHGGNLAAARARFGEPEGGWVDLSTGINSRGYPVPEVPEPAWHRLPEGDDGLLEAAAAYYGTPELLAVPGSEAAIQLLPRLRRAGRVAVLWPTYGEHAFRWAWAGHHVERVTAEELEAAAGRVDVLVVTNPNNPDGRRFAAEDLLAWHRRLAARGGWLIVDEAFADVAPEHSLAGTAGRAGLVVLRSPGKFFGLPGARVGFVAAEGAVREALAAELGPWPVAGPAREVVRRALEDRSWQEASRERLAANARRLGDLLERAGWASPGGTDLFRWVPGTEAAARHRLLAERGLWTRLFQEPAGLRIGLPGSEAGWARLEGVLAR from the coding sequence TTGATTGAGCACGGCGGCAACCTGGCGGCCGCGCGGGCCCGTTTCGGCGAGCCGGAGGGGGGGTGGGTGGATCTGTCCACCGGCATCAATTCTCGCGGCTACCCGGTTCCCGAGGTTCCGGAGCCGGCTTGGCACCGCCTCCCGGAGGGCGACGACGGCCTGCTGGAGGCGGCGGCCGCCTACTACGGCACGCCCGAGCTGCTCGCCGTCCCTGGCTCCGAGGCGGCCATCCAGCTCCTGCCGCGGCTGCGCCGGGCGGGGCGGGTGGCGGTCCTGTGGCCCACCTACGGCGAGCACGCCTTCCGCTGGGCATGGGCCGGCCACCACGTGGAGCGGGTGACGGCGGAGGAGCTGGAGGCCGCCGCCGGGCGGGTGGACGTGCTGGTGGTCACCAATCCCAACAACCCGGACGGCCGGCGCTTCGCCGCCGAGGACCTGCTGGCCTGGCACCGGCGGCTGGCGGCCCGCGGCGGCTGGCTCATCGTGGACGAGGCCTTCGCCGACGTGGCCCCGGAGCACAGCCTGGCCGGTACGGCGGGCCGCGCGGGACTGGTGGTGCTGCGCTCGCCGGGGAAGTTCTTCGGCCTGCCCGGGGCCCGGGTGGGCTTCGTGGCCGCCGAGGGCGCCGTGCGCGAGGCCCTGGCCGCGGAGCTGGGGCCGTGGCCGGTGGCCGGCCCGGCGCGGGAGGTGGTGCGCCGGGCCCTGGAGGACCGCTCCTGGCAGGAGGCGAGCCGGGAGCGCCTGGCCGCGAATGCCCGGCGCCTGGGGGACCTCCTGGAGCGGGCCGGCTGGGCATCGCCCGGGGGCACGGACCTGTTCCGCTGGGTGCCGGGGACGGAGGCCGCCGCGCGCCATCGGCTCCTGGCGGAGCGGGGCCTGTGGACGCGCTTGTTCCAGGAGCCCGCCGGGCTGCGCATCGGTCTGCCCGGCAGCGAGGCGGGGTGGGCGCGGCTGGAGGGGGTGCTCGCCCGCTGA
- a CDS encoding adenosylcobinamide-GDP ribazoletransferase has translation MLVPLRLAVQLLTRIPVAVPAETTPRDWGRSVLFYPLVGLAIGVVLLAATAVLGTGHAGMTAVLVVALWLLLTGLLHVDGLADSADAWLGGHGDRDKTLTIMKDPSTGPAGVVVVGVVLVVKVVALTALLESGATLGLLAAPLLARTAAVWLLLTLPYVRAEGLGAGPAEHLSPWPAWGVVAGSLLLGLILTVGMGFAGLVTGAIVLIFLRWLMERRLGGVTGDTIGAAIEVGEAAFLVGMVYALG, from the coding sequence ATGCTGGTACCCCTACGGCTTGCCGTGCAGCTGCTGACCCGGATCCCGGTGGCCGTGCCCGCCGAGACCACTCCGCGGGACTGGGGCCGTTCGGTGCTGTTCTACCCCCTGGTGGGCCTGGCCATCGGCGTGGTGCTCCTGGCCGCCACCGCCGTCCTCGGCACCGGCCACGCCGGTATGACCGCCGTGCTGGTGGTGGCCCTGTGGCTGCTGCTTACGGGCCTCCTGCACGTGGACGGCCTGGCGGACAGCGCCGACGCCTGGCTGGGTGGCCACGGCGACCGGGACAAGACCCTGACCATCATGAAGGATCCCAGTACCGGCCCGGCCGGCGTGGTCGTGGTGGGCGTGGTGCTGGTGGTCAAGGTGGTGGCGCTCACCGCCCTGCTGGAGAGCGGGGCCACCCTGGGCCTGCTGGCGGCCCCCCTGCTGGCCCGCACCGCGGCGGTGTGGCTGTTGCTCACCCTTCCGTACGTGCGCGCCGAGGGGCTGGGGGCGGGCCCCGCCGAGCACCTGTCCCCCTGGCCCGCCTGGGGCGTGGTGGCCGGCTCCCTGCTCCTGGGCCTCATCCTCACCGTAGGCATGGGCTTCGCCGGGCTGGTGACCGGGGCCATCGTCCTGATCTTCCTGCGCTGGCTGATGGAGCGGCGCCTGGGCGGCGTCACCGGCGACACCATCGGCGCCGCCATCGAGGTGGGGGAAGCGGCCTTCCTGGTGGGGATGGTGTACGCGCTGGGGTGA